CATAATAGGTCTGGCACTTGATTCTGATGACAGATTTTACTTTTTGTTCCCTTCAATCACCTCTTGTATTGTAGCCACTCACTATGAAAGCTATATTTGTGGTGAAATGATTGCAAGGTGTTTTAGTGCTATGTGAAAACAGCTAAACCAGCTATTTCTAGAATATTATGCCAATCTTGGTCATCCCATATGACCATATATTATGCAATCTGAAGACACATTACTCTCTTAGGAAACAAACTCACCCAAGCTCCTCACACCTGCTCAGTGCAGGCTGCAGCATCCTCAGCTTCTCTGCTGTTATGTTGCACTCCTTGAGCTTCAGGCCTCTGATGGTCGGGCAACACTGCAGGCAGTACAGCAGCACCCAGCAGTCTGTCCTCGTCAGCGGAATGGAGTCAAACTTCATCTCACCCCAGACTCCCATGGCTCTCTTTACAAACTCCTCCTCATGGAGCTCATAGAGACAATGAAGTATATGCAGCATACCCTCTTTATGCATTCTGTGATTTTTCACAACGTTTAGAAGCCACTTCTGCAGATAAGCTTTAATGGATGGCCTGACCTGCTTTTTCAGGTGTGGGTCAATGTCTCTGTTTAAAAGCCCAAAAAGGAATTGAATAACAGGTTTAAAACGTTCAACGGTCCCAAACAACTCTCGTAGTTTTTCAAGtgcctcttcctcattctccatCATCAGGTACTGGAGGGCAGCGAAGAACTCCTGGAAGCTCAGATGCATGAAACTGTACATGCTTTCCTGTCTGACATCCTTCTTTAGGAAGATTTGGCAGAGGAAAAGATTGTATGTGATTGCTTGTTTTGGATCACGGAAAGCCTTTAACAAACTCTTCTCATCAAACAGGACCTGATTTTCTTGTAACCCTGTCTCTGCCAGCTGGCCCAGGCTCCTCAGCAGTGTTTCAGGCTGACTCAAATCCTGACTCAAATCCTGACAGTGATGCTTCAGCAGAATGGACACAAATCGCACAAATATAGAGGTGGTTGTTTGTAGTTCCTTAGTGATGTCCatgccttcttcttcttgctccCTGAAAACTGTGCAGATGATCCAGCAGATGACGGGGATGAAGCAGGCGGTGTACAAAGTCTCGTTGGTCCTCACACAGTCGAATGTTTTCTTTGCTACCAGCTCTTCTCTGAAAAACCTCTGGAAGTACTCCTTCACCCCCTCATCAGTGAAGCCTAGGATGTCAGTGAAACGCTGAGACTTACTGAGCAGCTTTCTCAGTTTGTCTGAAGCAGTGGACCTGGTGGTGACCAGCAGGCAGCACTTAGGCAGGAGACACCCCTTCAGCAGAGCGCTCAGAGTGGCCTCAACAGGAGCTTCTCTGAAAGGGTCTTTAGGTGGCACTGTGCTAATGTTCTGAAATGAGAACTTGAGCTCATCAAAGCCATCAATGAGGAAGAGCACTTTCATTTTTGAGTCCttcagcacctctgctgtctcacTGGTGAAGTCTGGACAGTAGCTCAGGAGATCCACCAGACTGTGTGCCTCTGAGATTTCATTAAGCTCTTTGCATTCAAGGTGAAGAACAAGGTGGAACAGGTCTTTGAATACTCCTCCAGATGCCCACTCATACATGATCTTCTGAGCAGTGAAGGATTTGCCATATCCAGAGTGGCCCTGAAGAATGACTGCCTTTGGAACATCTCCACGGTCATCAGGTTTGAACAACTGGTCAACAGTGATTTTGTTGTGTGCTTCACTGGCCCTGGTTTTTAAGACCTGCTGGTGATGTTTTCCTCTAAAGCGgagctcttcctctctttctctctgctttctgtgtgtctcaacTATCAGCAGCTCAGTGTAGCGGTCAGGCAGCAACACATTCTCACCAGCTAGAGAGTTATACTCCGTCATGATTTTATATGTGGTGCAGATGGATgtcttgtattcatttattttggagCCTACAAAAGAACAATTTTATACACAATGTTAACTATTATTTTAAATTATGTTTCCGttttaattaaatataataatgaaattgtaatttaattaaatcTGAATTTACCAAGGTCCTGTGCTGGTGTTGCCGGAGCAGAAACCCCAGGACCTTCAGGGAataaagaggatgaagaggatgaggtgAACACTCACTGTAACAGTTTTCCCAAAAGGACATTTCTGGGCTTGACCAGAGACACTATTGGGTTGGAGAGGATGGTCTCTCCTACCCCTACTcatggtttgtgtgagtgtgtgtgtgtgtgtgtgtgtgtgtgtgtgtgtgtgtggatggtctCTCCTActcaggggcggcttgtccataagggcgattggggcgaggCACtgcctagaaaaaaaaaaaaaaaaacgcaatatccttgtaagtcgcgtaaatgaaatgtaaatttaaatctaatcattttttttctgtcggattctaccactagaccgtctgatctgcctctgtatgtcattgtcgaatcaggtaacagtcattcagtcagcctaaagtcgtgcttcaaatggccccgcccctaatggatttaacatgggagtcaatgggagaggtctggggcgattttcatttcgccccaaatcgccccagacctctcccattgactcccatgttaaatccattttttccacaaaacagagctctcaatgcattctctatggcttccgggagggctcgcccctccatgtcgtgtcataagtaatggacgtaaaagcctatacgaacgtcatacagcttcgacggaggcatattctgtcaagatggctgccctgttcagtgcaataactagattcgctctttgacagaaactcctttttagtcggcgtactaatgaagataaattgacaacaaaacaattaggacttcctagaccaaatgtatccattcaacaggtttctacaaagggagggaaatcctacatccaagaattggaacgaaatgaaaatcgcggtcgtgaagtggctaacgcggtctgtacttcatataccactgtcacttttcataggtttcacagtgtgtttcacagttcgtttcttgcactaacactgaataattttttatgtgatgacttattttgcttttgtaagccaatactttcaagatcagtcaataaatattgttggttttgacttatgttaccccttctttatgatgttactggacatatcatgtgtcctgttaagctatgttacatcatacaacatttgagacacgtggataatgaaaaagtgggatcatttaatgtgaagccacatcatgtttgcttatgaaggctcctggatgcaactttcttccatagctttccacctgtaacttgctactctaagaggggacatattactgttgtgtgctaccaatagtggacaaaaaggtattgctgtatgagttaatcagctaacttaatgtacctactgaatgggtcgcccataatcattatcaaaaaaattgccccctctgagaattttttcaggagccgccactgctcctactcctactcatgGTTTGCATGCTGCTTACTGTCTAGAACAGTTGGCATGATTCTACACAACTGGGCTTCACTGAATGGAGTCATACTGTGTCCAGGGTTTATTTTGACCTCTACCCTACACACCCCTACATGTTACTGACCAGTGTGCCCTGCTCAGCAGCACCCCAGGACTAGCATTACCTGGAGCTTACTCTATAATACTAGGGaagcacgatattgaattttagccgatatccgatatgccgatatttataagctcattttggccgattgccgatgccgatatatacacctttgctttttaattattgaaaagtctctcctctactagaattaatctgttattatgatagggtattgctgtagatacgggacattaaaaacttaatttgtatcattttagaaatagacattcactcatgaaaactattgaaatgatttcaaatatggcagatttatttagattttcacatcacaattttcatacttgaacagtacctccttgaacttgaacaactacactctggaaatgcaacttggctaacttggcaagctagtgttggttaactgacttacagtttaataacatcccttctaggatttctagactaatctatgtaacgttattgccaagttagctatataaattccataaatgtaaaagtaagccatgtacagatagcgtgggctcatgacataacgtttcacatcccgtcaaatgagatcatcaacttcgctggtgtcacgtagcatgcaagctaactagctagtgttgtctagctaactagcaacttattaacttctattagcgcgcaacaggtaatgttgcaaagcgttgcacgcgggtggtctgcatctatgcatgcaacctacgttacggccaagctgtcgtctcctcttccatctcctgaaaagtttactgacaaatagcatgtcaacatcctctgatactgtgaagtactgccacacagccgacgtgttgtattacgttgttggcgctcatagtaaccaaaaaaaaatgcttcgcgtgcgcataatttgaacgtcaccttatcggccaggtacatcggcagaaaggttcatatctgcagatgccgataattacgttttgaagcttttatctgcagataccgatgttgtgccgatattatcgtgcatccctatataatacacatctgatgttcacacacccccttgtgtgtgtgtgtgtgtgtgtgtgtgagagagtctgtatgggtgtgtgtgtgtgtgtgtgtatgtgtgtgtgtgtgttggtgtgtgtgtgtgactagcatTACCTGGAGCCAACGCTATAGTACACATCTGATGTTcacactcccctgtgtgtgtgtgtgtgtgtgtgtgtgtgacagagcattcacacgcttccgttggaatgcgttgatccgttaagggctttgaatggggtgtcgtcatcctttgccgaactgaattgtggctctgtTCAGTTTGTCAAAAggttgacgtcaccccattcaaagtgaatggggatccgtcaaccctgacggatcaacgcattccaacgcgttcgtgtgaaaggtctctgagtctgtgtgtgtgactagcatTACCTTTAGCTAACGCTATTGTGACGAACCCCTTTGGGCTCGTCTGCTCTTTTCcgatttgtctgtgtttgtgtttgtgcatgaatgtgtgtgtgtgtgtcaattgagtgcgtgcgtgtgttgctgtgttcaatctttgtcttccaggtgccggtGATCAACCACCTGGGGGGGGCGTGTCCCTTTGCTATAAAGAACCGGCACTTCCCGAAttcgagagagcaagagagcacaGTGTTGTATCGTTGTTTGAGAACTTTGTCAATTAAACCTTTGTATTTGAGAAACTTTGCTGTATTTCGGAATTCTTGTAACGAGCCTAAGAGCCGGGCTGTTACAAGTGGGGGCTCGTCAAAACTAATAACCTTTGTATTTGTGGCTTGAGAAGCTTTTTTGGTTTGATTCGGCACGTAGTTTTCCGCGTTGGCTTGAGCCTAAAAACgttgtgttatttgttattaAACTCCTTAGTTAGTTTGCATCTCTTGGCGagcatatttttattttattttttttgtgtgtgcatcgcTGAAACTGAAAGCACACTGTCAACTTCTGGGTAAGTAGCCTCGTTATTCTGTCTCAAACATTTCCCTGTTAGGGTCAGACCGTTTTGATTTTTTGTTACTTTGTGTTTAATTTTGATAAACGTCTTCGCAGTCACAGGGTATGAAGAGCGGTTGTCTCGAGGGCACATTCCAGGGTTCGATTTGTTTCAATCTGAGACGTTCTGGAACGCTGGGCTTTGTTGCGTGCATAAGTACCCGCCACGGTACCCGTGTGAAGAAAGGTCTACGACTTAGTTAAATTGGGTTGTTCTCTTTAGCGGGAATTTGTTTTGACTCACGAATTGCTGGCTACTACTGATTATTTTGTGTTACAATGCATACGTTGGATAAAGCAGACATGACTACTGAGGTGGAGACGTTTGTTGCAAATCCCTCTGATGATTTGTTGGATGGTCTTACAAAAGATCAATTAGATCAGGTTGCTACTCATGGAATTGAGGTGAACAAAAACGATAAAAGGAGTAAAAAGTCTCTGAGGGCAGGGTTAGTTTTGAAGGGTCTTTTAAATAAGGATACTGAGGAACTTACTCCCTCTCGTTCTAAGAAGATGCCTTCTACTTCTCCTGTACTTTCCCCAGCTCCAGGAGGCAGTTTAACCTATCAGCAACAACGCGAATTACTTCGTCTCAAATTGGAACGCAAACAAGTTGATAGAGATGTTGAAATGGCTAAATTAGAATTTGAAATGAAGCGATTGGAATTGATTGCTGCAGGCAAATTGAGACTTGATAATTCTGGTGAGGCTCCTCCTCCAAGGTTTCATATATCCCATAATTTGCGTTTGATGCCTTCAATGACAGAGATTTGGATTCGTTTTTTGGCTTGTTTGAACGTGTGGCTGATGCACAGGGCTGGCCAGATACTGATCGTACCCTCATGCTGCAATGTGTATTTAGGGGTAAGGCCCAGCGTGTCTATTCTGCATTGTCAATGGAAGACAGCCGTGATTATGAAAAGGTTAAATCTGCTGTGTTGAAAGCCTACTCACTTGAGGCCAGAGGCTTACAGACAACGCTTCCGTAGCCTGAAGAAACGTCCAGACCAAACTTATGTTGAGTTTGCGCAGGATTTAAAGAGCCGGGCTGTTACACTATAATacacatgtgatgtgtgtgtgtgtgctgttctgtgtaCTGTCTTTAGGTGATATTGCACTTTTCTTTTTAATATGTATGCTTTGGCAatatgaattacattttttgtcatGCAAATAAAgctcttttgaatttgaatttgtgaggagagagagagtgaagagagagaggggagagagagagagagatggatggatggagagagagagagagagagagatggatggatggatggatggatggatggatggatggagagagagagacagagagatacctTGTCTGATATCTGAGAAAACATCTCTCAGTCTTGGATATTGCTCCAACACACGCTGCTGCTTCAGCAAGACTATGAACTTCTGACAGGCGTCGTCCCCCTTGGCTCTCAGTTTATCCAGCACTTCAACAGACACCGTCTCAGTGTTTTGAGGAAGGCTTTTAAGAGCACTGTAGTCACGATCTGTAATGAGTTTGTTCTGCTGAACATATTGGAGGATAAAAGCCGTTTCAGCAGACAGGATCTCGGATAGAATTATCTTCTTTTCAAGTATTATATCCATGGTTACCTGCAAAATCTCAacaaccctaaaacacacaaacaacacagacataATTCACACATTAATAATAAACCATTGATAATTCCAACCACACATTCTGTTATTTATGGGACTGATTACAGAGCAAGTCTTTGaggataaaatatataatataaatatacacagtatatattatCTGTGCTTTCTAGAACATTCTGTTGaagttatatatatttatatttatttatatatatatatatatattatctgtGCTTTATACAACATTCTGTTGAAGTTGCAAATAATTttgggcccgtggggtgtcggggcccgtagtCGGGCCCAAAGATATACATGCGTCTCTCGACAGGCCCCCCTCCGTACTGCGTTCAATTTTCACCTCTCACAAATGCTTGTGCTCAAAGACAAGCTGTTTTCAGAGTAAAGGCaatgtctaatgctatatatactcttgaaaaggcaaacttatctctgtCATggctttaattatttttttggggaaagtagcaatttataacacagccatatgcttatcctacatataCTATaaaaactatcaaaaaactattcaatgaaatgaataagttcttattttctttggtatttttgtgaatagcaatgatgattgctgggtaatatgtacagacgtggacaaaattgttggtacccttcatttaaagaaggaaaaacccacaattgtcactgaaataacttgaaactgacaagctccagttttgtctcgtctgtccaaaggacattctcccataagccctgtggcttgtcaatatgcattttgacaaattccagtttcgcttttatatgatttgctttcaacagtggtgtcctcctcggtcgactttggctcaaacagcgactgatggtgcgatctggcactgttgtaccttgaccttggagttcacctctaatctctttggaagttgttctgggcactttggttaccatttgtattatctgtctcttcaatttgtcatcaattttcctcttgcggcCACGTCCAAGGAgtttggctacagtcccctggaccttaaacttctgaataatatgtgcaactgttgtcacaggaatatcaagctgcttggagatggtcttatagcctttaccgttaacatgcttgtctataattttctttttaatctcctgagacaactctgtccttagctttctgtggtccatgttcagtgtggtacacaccatgataccaaacaccacagtgactacttttcaccttttaaataggcagactgactgattacaagtttgaagaagcctgtaatGGTAActagaggacacaccttagtttaacatgtctctatggtcaaattattttaaatcttttctaggggtaccatcatttttgtccaggccagtttaattttttttattttttttttattattctgttgaaccacaattcaaaagcaatgtctgattttcattagttaatgTTCAGTaaatttgtttattatttattattacttttgtcagttttaagttatttcagtgaccattgtggctttttcttcctttaacggaagagtaccaacaattttgtccacgtctgtatgttTTTCAATGttaagtctctatttgatcaggtgacaatacaatacgctacaggggtactcaataggcggaccgctgTCCGGATcaggacccagacgcaatcaaatttggaccgaagccaaaatcaacattctaatttaatcatgatcctacgagttttcattggtgcgtgatttcgcgcaatatatattttttcctactcgatgaggtttctatcttccgtgtccaatccagaggtccaaccaggagctgtaataacaacatcactatgacaactcactcactcattgttggccgcgagctctgtgggtcacgcaggttgtgtgtgtgtcaatgacaacaacgcgggcagatagatttgtgaacggtatcttttctcagcaaacgaaaatcatggcgtgcttaaaacccgacaaaaaacttaaaagttgattccaaaaatcgtgAATTTAAGAccgagtggactgacaagtatgcatttgtgctgcctgtggggagcacaaaaccgatgtgtttaatctgcaatgagacggttgcccttgtcaaaagtggtaacgtgaaaaatcactatgaaacaaagcatgcacacttcgaacaaaaataccggcagaactctgaggtaaggggcagaaaaataaaccatctgcaatcataccaagcaacatgcagtgtaatagttagatcagccacacaagagcgtgcatacctcaacatactgttgtgagtctgccttttcagccatgaatatggtgaaaaacaaatacaggagcacactcactaatgaacacttacatcagtgcctccgcctggccttcacaccttttatgcccaagtttaaaccacaaaaaagtgtcacatttcacacaaataaggccagaccacatgaCCTTTTGTGCATAGAACCTTTCGAACGTTCGAAcctttttgttggagttatgtttttggattttgaccgtcactgttccggaccctggactgaatggaaatttggcgagtggaccttttgggtttctaattgagtacccctgctctatagttaaaccaatttgaAGGTCTGGAcaacctagttcattgagcacagcacaactttactcgtaacaatgccttttaagcataagagtggaagtagaaaaaggcaagagaaaaaagaacaggaggagaaggcggcaaagctgcctaaattagattattttggctttttaactagcccgtcaactagtcgccagcctACGTCGCtagcagcagtgcagcagttcagctgggatcagcatcgctgccctcagtggtgtgtcagcaaccatgcaacaggtaacctacggctattgtgatagatatacattttaagacaagttatagcctacatacattatggtagggcaggattactaggctacaagttgggtaaatagtggtcgctattattattactttctaacaattcttacggtaagaaatgttcccgcttagagtcaaacaagacttagttcattgtgtacacacccatcgcttctgaaatatgtaaggttgataataaacagactatttttgttaatcaatcatgacataagtacatagtacactgtttatttctcggtaactttttaaaaaaattaccaaaaaaagcaaagaaacgtacatcggtgaatacttttgtggaacttcgacaatttcatccgccatctttttttgaatttgtctccggttagggaatggcgcagagagttatgggtaatacctgccgccataagagagcaaggcagctcagatgctctcttgaaaaatgaccgttatgtgacgtatttcaaggtatcttactaaagcggaagagaaggtttaagacatttcgaacagtacTTGCTCTCTTActagggaggaaggaaggaaggaagggagcattttaagcctatTCGAACAGACCCATGGAGTTTGACCATTAAAAGCGTTAAAGGAAACACGGTGTTTTCTGTCAGTTTAACATGGTAGCAGAGGATGGCTGCCGCAAATGATAAGATTCCGCCGACCTTTGACGAAGGAAAGCCGTATGAAAGCTGGAAAAATGAAGTCCAAATGTGGACACGAGTTACAGAACTTGGGAAAAAGAAGCAGGCTATTGCGGTGGCTTTG
The genomic region above belongs to Clupea harengus unplaced genomic scaffold, Ch_v2.0.2, whole genome shotgun sequence and contains:
- the LOC122132328 gene encoding NACHT, LRR and PYD domains-containing protein 1 homolog, with the translated sequence MDIILEKKIILSEILSAETAFILQYVQQNKLITDRDYSALKSLPQNTETVSVEVLDKLRAKGDDACQKFIVLLKQQRVLEQYPRLRDVFSDIRQGPGVSAPATPAQDLGSKINEYKTSICTTYKIMTEYNSLAGENVLLPDRYTELLIVETHRKQREREEELRFRGKHHQQVLKTRASEAHNKITVDQLFKPDDRGDVPKAVILQGHSGYGKSFTAQKIMYEWASGGVFKDLFHLVLHLECKELNEISEAHSLVDLLSYCPDFTSETAEVLKDSKMKVLFLIDGFDELKFSFQNISTVPPKDPFREAPVEATLSALLKGCLLPKCCLLVTTRSTASDKLRKLLSKSQRFTDILGFTDEGVKEYFQRFFREELVAKKTFDCVRTNETLYTACFIPVICWIICTVFREQEEEGMDITKELQTTTSIFVRFVSILLKHHCQDLSQDLSQPETLLRSLGQLAETGLQENQVLFDEKSLLKAFRDPKQAITYNLFLCQIFLKKDVRQESMYSFMHLSFQEFFAALQYLMMENEEEALEKLRELFGTVERFKPVIQFLFGLLNRDIDPHLKKQVRPSIKAYLQKWLLNVVKNHRMHKEGMLHILHCLYELHEEEFVKRAMGVWGEMKFDSIPLTRTDCWVLLYCLQCCPTIRGLKLKECNITAEKLRMLQPALSRCEELGLTVESLSDADVGVLISVLGEGKNLTKLSVDYSSLSPESVKEVLSALSKQMSVGKVRLSLTTITVTTAALCLAFIQNTETCRHLELDVNSPFSTTRSPASLTLSQASGSFTDFINKFCNVTGLRANSHRSPGDCMGVLESFTDWWTLPGLEKVELKVSYLTDSWANWILNLTHTCPTLEEV